In a single window of the Pseudomonas sp. B21-015 genome:
- a CDS encoding Hcp family type VI secretion system effector: MATPAYMSVTGEKQGLITAGAFTADSVGNTYQEGHEDQVMVQAFTHDVIIPRDPQSGQPTGQRVHKPVVITKVYDKASPLLQAALTSGERMSEIVIQWYRTSAQGTQEHYYTTKLEDAIIVAINNKMHNCQDPGNAHFTHLEEVQFTYRKITWTHEVSGTSGSDDWRAPVV; this comes from the coding sequence ATGGCAACACCAGCGTACATGTCGGTTACCGGCGAAAAACAAGGCCTGATCACTGCCGGCGCATTCACCGCCGACTCCGTTGGCAACACCTACCAGGAAGGTCATGAAGACCAGGTCATGGTTCAGGCTTTTACCCACGACGTGATCATCCCGCGTGACCCACAATCCGGTCAGCCAACCGGTCAGCGTGTGCACAAGCCAGTGGTCATCACCAAGGTCTACGACAAGGCTTCGCCACTGCTGCAAGCAGCGCTGACTTCCGGCGAGCGCATGAGCGAAATCGTTATCCAGTGGTACCGCACTTCAGCGCAAGGCACCCAAGAGCACTACTACACCACCAAACTGGAAGACGCGATCATCGTCGCCATCAACAACAAAATGCACAACTGCCAGGATCCAGGTAACGCGCACTTCACCCACCTGGAAGAAGTGCAATTCACCTACCGTAAAATCACCTGGACCCACGAAGTCTCCGGTACTTCGGGTTCCGATGACTGGCGTGCTCCAGTCGTTTAA
- a CDS encoding NAD-dependent epimerase/dehydratase family protein, which produces MKSLCLVTGANGHLGNTLVRALLGQGYRVRAGVRDICNHTPFAGLDCELVYAELLDRAALDKALEGVEVLFQVAAVFKHWARNPEAEIVEPNIQGTRRVLQAASRAGVQRVVYVSSVAAVGHDGTALDEAHWNTESENAYYKSKILSEQAAWQCAETLGVNMVSVLPSAMVGPNAAHLTDTMGFLQSVRQRQMPFDPGFRFNFVDVRDVADGMILAAEKGRPGQRYILANEHSSPLSDLIEAANTQAPGYRQPVSAPRWLLLGVAWLQERWAQLVGKPAQLLLSQVRLFHNVAQEYNITKAKHELGFNPRPPEVALRQAFAYLYRQAHQPYENPPQGEAQTLSSSRF; this is translated from the coding sequence GTGAAAAGTTTATGTCTGGTGACAGGTGCCAACGGCCATCTGGGCAATACTTTGGTGCGAGCGCTGCTCGGTCAGGGCTATCGGGTTCGAGCCGGGGTTCGTGACATATGTAACCACACACCCTTTGCCGGGCTGGACTGCGAGTTGGTGTATGCCGAGTTGCTGGACCGTGCGGCCTTGGACAAGGCGCTGGAGGGCGTGGAGGTGCTGTTTCAAGTGGCCGCCGTGTTCAAGCACTGGGCTCGCAACCCGGAGGCCGAGATTGTCGAGCCGAATATTCAAGGCACGCGGCGTGTGCTGCAAGCCGCTTCACGGGCGGGTGTGCAGCGTGTGGTCTACGTTAGTTCGGTGGCCGCCGTCGGTCATGATGGTACGGCGCTGGATGAGGCGCACTGGAATACGGAAAGCGAAAACGCCTACTACAAATCGAAGATACTTTCCGAGCAGGCGGCTTGGCAGTGCGCTGAGACGTTGGGGGTGAACATGGTGTCGGTATTACCTTCGGCCATGGTTGGCCCCAATGCTGCTCACCTCACCGATACCATGGGATTTCTTCAGTCGGTTCGGCAGCGGCAGATGCCGTTTGATCCGGGGTTTCGCTTCAACTTCGTGGATGTTCGCGATGTGGCAGACGGGATGATACTCGCTGCCGAAAAGGGCCGGCCGGGGCAGCGCTATATCCTGGCCAATGAGCATTCGTCGCCGCTCAGCGATTTGATCGAGGCCGCCAACACCCAAGCTCCCGGGTATCGCCAGCCTGTCTCAGCGCCACGCTGGTTATTGCTGGGCGTGGCCTGGCTCCAGGAGCGCTGGGCGCAATTAGTCGGCAAGCCCGCCCAGCTACTCTTGAGCCAGGTGCGCCTGTTTCACAACGTGGCGCAGGAATACAACATCACCAAGGCGAAACATGAATTGGGCTTCAACCCTCGGCCGCCTGAAGTGGCTTTGAGGCAAGCGTTTGCTTATCTGTACAGACAAGCGCATCAACCTTATGAAAACCCGCCACAGGGCGAGGCGCAAACATTGAGTTCATCTCGCTTTTGA
- a CDS encoding alpha/beta fold hydrolase, with the protein MKKAFASLLLICLSAHALADGNPIGFQSSTLPDAHNERALEMVVWYPSATSAKPQLIADSPAFVGALAVRNAPAAAGEHPLVVLSHGFRGNWGNQDWLASTLAHRGYIVAAVNHPGTTTRDRNPEAAAQLWQRPADVSRAIDAVMAQPEQFGAVAKRRIAVVGHSLGGWTALEITGARFDPERFAQDCKAHPQLASCRVYQQINPGSIPESKTRLSSDLSDKRVTAVVSLDLGLSRGLTDASLAALPVPALVIAAGVPSEDLPAQLESADLAKRLPHASTRYVEISDASHFSFLSLCKPGAVKLLESEAPGDGMICLDGDGGRSREVIHQQVTSLITEFLGPAPRNER; encoded by the coding sequence ATGAAAAAAGCTTTCGCCTCCCTGCTTCTGATCTGTCTCTCCGCCCACGCACTCGCTGATGGCAACCCTATCGGCTTCCAGTCCTCGACCCTGCCAGACGCGCACAACGAGCGTGCGCTGGAGATGGTCGTCTGGTACCCGAGCGCAACCTCTGCCAAACCGCAATTGATCGCCGACAGCCCGGCGTTCGTTGGTGCCCTCGCCGTACGCAATGCGCCAGCGGCTGCCGGCGAACATCCGTTGGTGGTGCTCTCCCACGGCTTCCGTGGCAACTGGGGCAATCAGGATTGGCTGGCCAGCACACTCGCCCACCGAGGCTACATCGTCGCGGCGGTCAATCATCCGGGCACCACCACCAGGGATCGCAACCCTGAAGCGGCCGCCCAGTTGTGGCAACGACCTGCCGACGTGAGCCGGGCCATCGATGCGGTCATGGCTCAGCCGGAACAGTTCGGCGCGGTCGCGAAGCGTCGAATTGCAGTGGTCGGTCATTCCCTCGGCGGCTGGACCGCGCTGGAAATCACCGGAGCACGCTTCGATCCCGAGCGGTTTGCCCAAGACTGCAAGGCGCATCCGCAGTTGGCCAGTTGCCGCGTTTACCAACAGATCAACCCCGGCAGCATCCCAGAGTCAAAGACTCGATTAAGCTCTGACCTGAGCGACAAACGCGTCACCGCCGTTGTCTCGCTAGACTTGGGCCTGTCACGCGGGTTGACCGATGCGAGCCTCGCGGCGCTGCCGGTTCCGGCACTGGTGATCGCGGCGGGCGTGCCCTCTGAAGACCTTCCCGCGCAGTTGGAGTCCGCCGACCTGGCCAAACGGCTACCGCATGCCTCGACGCGCTACGTCGAGATCAGCGACGCCAGCCACTTCAGTTTCTTGTCGCTGTGCAAACCGGGCGCGGTGAAGTTGCTCGAATCAGAGGCGCCGGGGGACGGCATGATTTGCCTGGATGGCGACGGCGGGCGATCACGTGAGGTGATTCATCAGCAAGTGACGTCGCTGATTACTGAATTTCTGGGCCCGGCACCTCGTAATGAGCGGTAG
- a CDS encoding MFS transporter: MKLFRPLLQRPVALLWGGLALSSIGDELFAIAIAWMAVQIAGTDASWLSALRGAAALAGALLGGIWAERWDHRRTMIGADLARAGLALIPVLAWGLGIMSLWMLAVPLMLMMIVNSLFEPALRASLPRIAAAPDQLQSVNALFDAIIRVARVIGPMLAAAITLLIPIEHLFTLNSITFLISAWAVMKLGKTLPRQPVKATSRRAGFTAGWRSLAGRSQMQAVYVCAGLGNVAWSVGISIGMALAVVKYDIQGFGVQGFAAYGLIMGAYGAGNLISIFVVGNLQIRRLYHGFTFGSVVNGLGIAIIGAAVLYLPPEHVLTGMMVGASLAALGGPLIDISFILLIQTRFRQSEIAGLARLRFATLGASILIAGACGAALYARFETGLVIVGAGIFEVIVGAIVLLVPKDNEAVQANRVDGASSSTLADGSEVAR; the protein is encoded by the coding sequence ATGAAATTGTTCAGGCCGTTGCTTCAGCGGCCCGTAGCCTTGCTGTGGGGAGGGTTGGCGCTCTCTTCGATCGGTGACGAACTCTTCGCGATAGCCATCGCCTGGATGGCGGTACAGATCGCAGGAACCGATGCAAGCTGGCTCAGTGCTTTACGCGGTGCCGCCGCGTTGGCAGGTGCTTTGCTGGGGGGGATATGGGCAGAGCGCTGGGACCACCGTCGCACGATGATCGGCGCCGACCTGGCGCGGGCCGGGCTTGCCTTGATTCCGGTGCTGGCTTGGGGGCTCGGCATCATGAGTCTGTGGATGCTGGCGGTGCCGCTCATGCTCATGATGATCGTCAACTCATTGTTCGAGCCGGCGCTGCGCGCCAGTCTTCCGCGGATTGCCGCGGCGCCGGACCAGCTGCAATCGGTCAACGCGCTGTTCGATGCGATCATCCGGGTCGCCCGGGTGATCGGGCCAATGCTGGCGGCGGCGATTACGCTGCTGATTCCGATCGAGCATCTGTTTACCCTGAACAGCATCACCTTCCTGATCTCTGCGTGGGCGGTCATGAAGTTGGGCAAAACGTTGCCGCGCCAACCTGTCAAGGCAACAAGCCGGCGTGCCGGATTTACCGCCGGTTGGAGAAGTCTTGCGGGACGCAGCCAGATGCAGGCGGTGTATGTGTGTGCGGGACTGGGCAATGTCGCCTGGAGCGTGGGTATATCGATCGGCATGGCGCTGGCCGTCGTCAAATACGATATCCAGGGATTCGGCGTACAGGGTTTTGCTGCCTACGGCCTGATCATGGGGGCATACGGGGCAGGGAACCTGATCTCCATTTTTGTTGTGGGCAATCTGCAGATCCGTCGCTTGTATCACGGGTTTACCTTCGGCTCCGTGGTCAACGGCTTGGGCATCGCGATCATCGGTGCGGCCGTGCTGTACCTGCCACCGGAACATGTCTTGACGGGGATGATGGTCGGCGCAAGTCTTGCGGCACTCGGCGGGCCACTGATCGACATCTCATTCATTCTGCTCATTCAAACCCGGTTCAGGCAAAGCGAAATCGCCGGGCTGGCAAGGCTGCGCTTTGCCACGCTGGGTGCGTCGATTCTGATTGCCGGTGCCTGCGGTGCTGCGCTGTATGCCCGTTTTGAAACCGGCCTGGTGATTGTCGGTGCCGGGATTTTCGAAGTGATCGTGGGGGCCATTGTGCTGCTCGTCCCCAAGGATAACGAAGCCGTACAGGCGAACAGGGTAGACGGCGCTTCGTCGTCAACCTTGGCGGATGGTAGCGAGGTGGCCAGATGA
- a CDS encoding ectoine synthase has protein sequence MFVRSIRDVEKTDFFVDTSHRLLTEQDGVGFTICHTVVRAGTESLLHYRNHLEACYCIGGEGEIEDMEGTIHAIRPGDMYVLDKHDRHYLRGGKFTDLNSGQRFQSSPRRHRAPLYKQSECLFVLSSEMDCLFDGPVVSNQRVTRRQAFFRLLSDCAELMI, from the coding sequence ATGTTTGTTCGTAGCATTCGCGATGTCGAGAAAACCGACTTTTTCGTCGACACTAGCCACCGCCTGCTGACAGAGCAGGACGGAGTCGGCTTCACCATTTGCCACACGGTGGTTCGAGCCGGTACGGAATCGCTGCTTCATTATCGCAATCATCTCGAGGCTTGCTATTGCATCGGTGGTGAGGGCGAAATCGAAGACATGGAGGGCACCATCCATGCAATCCGTCCGGGAGATATGTACGTTCTGGACAAACATGATCGTCACTATCTGCGTGGTGGAAAGTTCACGGACCTTAATTCTGGTCAGCGTTTTCAATCCTCCCCTCGCAGGCACCGAGCGCCACTCTATAAACAATCAGAGTGCCTCTTCGTACTGAGTTCCGAAATGGACTGCCTGTTCGACGGGCCAGTCGTTTCCAACCAGCGAGTAACGAGACGACAGGCTTTTTTCAGACTGTTGAGTGACTGTGCGGAGTTGATGATATGA
- the mexE gene encoding multidrug efflux RND transporter periplasmic adaptor subunit MexE yields the protein MEQSLKHLRFPLALLAVLVMSACGKTPDAAATMPAAKVSVAKVLEQPVNEWDEFTGRLEAPETVEIRPRVSGQIDDVAFTEGALVKKGDLLFQIDPRPFQSEVRRLEALVAQARATATRSENEAQRGERLRTSNAISAELADSRTSAAQEARAAVGALQAQLDLAKLNLSFTRVTAPISGRVSRAEITAGNLVTADTTALTSVVSTDKVYAYFDADERVFLKYTQLARQGQRGATTPVYLGLSNEDGNPHQGQMNFVDNQVNPKTGTIRGRAVFDNSDGTYTPGLYARLKLVGSGTYSAMLINDEAVGTDLGKKFVLVMDADNKTTYRPVELGPKIEGLRIVRSGLNKDDTIIVKGLQRVRPGSPVTPEVIPMASKETLAALAQQRQALEASNLPQVAPAKVAPGTVVKLAAATPRG from the coding sequence ATGGAACAGTCACTCAAACATTTGCGCTTCCCCTTGGCCCTGTTGGCCGTATTGGTGATGAGCGCCTGCGGCAAGACCCCGGACGCTGCCGCCACCATGCCCGCGGCCAAAGTCAGCGTAGCCAAGGTGCTGGAACAACCGGTCAACGAGTGGGACGAATTCACCGGGCGCCTTGAAGCGCCGGAAACGGTAGAGATTCGTCCACGGGTCTCCGGCCAGATCGATGACGTGGCCTTCACCGAAGGCGCGCTGGTCAAAAAAGGCGACCTGCTGTTCCAGATCGACCCGCGCCCCTTCCAGTCTGAGGTCCGCCGCCTCGAAGCTCTGGTTGCCCAGGCTCGTGCCACGGCCACCCGCAGCGAAAACGAAGCTCAGCGCGGCGAACGTCTGCGTACCAGCAACGCGATTTCCGCCGAACTCGCCGACTCGCGCACCAGCGCGGCTCAAGAAGCCCGCGCCGCCGTCGGCGCCCTCCAGGCACAACTGGACCTGGCCAAACTGAACCTGAGTTTCACCCGCGTCACTGCGCCCATCAGCGGCCGTGTCAGCCGTGCGGAAATCACCGCCGGCAACCTGGTGACCGCCGATACCACCGCGCTGACCAGCGTGGTCTCCACCGACAAGGTCTACGCCTACTTCGACGCCGACGAGCGTGTGTTCCTCAAATACACCCAGCTCGCCCGCCAGGGGCAACGCGGCGCAACCACGCCGGTTTACCTGGGCCTGTCCAATGAAGACGGCAACCCGCACCAGGGCCAGATGAACTTCGTCGACAACCAGGTCAACCCGAAGACCGGCACCATCCGCGGTCGCGCGGTGTTCGACAACAGCGACGGCACCTACACCCCTGGTCTTTACGCACGCCTGAAACTGGTGGGCAGCGGCACTTACTCCGCCATGTTGATCAATGACGAAGCGGTCGGTACCGACCTGGGTAAAAAGTTCGTGCTGGTGATGGATGCCGACAACAAAACGACTTACCGCCCCGTCGAGTTGGGTCCGAAGATCGAAGGGCTGCGCATCGTGCGCAGCGGCCTGAACAAGGACGACACCATCATCGTCAAGGGCTTGCAACGGGTTCGCCCTGGCTCACCGGTCACCCCTGAAGTGATCCCGATGGCCAGCAAGGAAACCCTCGCGGCCCTCGCTCAACAACGACAAGCGCTGGAAGCCAGCAACCTGCCCCAAGTCGCACCTGCCAAGGTCGCGCCGGGCACGGTTGTGAAACTGGCTGCTGCGACTCCACGCGGTTAA
- a CDS encoding efflux RND transporter permease subunit — MNFSQFFISRPIFAAVLSLLILIAGAISLFQLPISEYPEVVPPTVVVRANFPGANPKVIGETVAAPLEQAITGVENMLYMSSQSTADGKITLTITFALGTDLDNAQVQVQNRVTRTEPKLPEEVTRIGITVDKASPDLTMVVHLTSPDKRYDMLYLSNYALLNIKDELARLGGVGDVQLFGMGDYSLRVWLDPNKTASRNLTATDVVTAIREQNRQVAAGALGAPPAPNATAFQLSVNTQGRLVSEEEFENIIIRSGENGEITRLKDIARVELGSSQYALRSLLNNQPAVAIPIFQRPGSNAIQISNDVREKMAELKKNFPEGMDFSIVYDPTIFVRGSIEAVVHTLFEALILVVLVVILFLQTWRASIIPLVAVPVSLIGTFAVMHLFGFSLNALSLFGLVLAIGIVVDDAIVVVENVERNIGLGLTPVEATKRAMREVTGPIIATALVLCAVFIPAAFISGLTGQFYKQFALTIAISTVISAFNSLTLSPALAAVLLKSHDAPKDRFSKVLDKIFGGWLFRPFNRFFDKASHGYVGTVGRVIRSSGIALLVYAGLMVLTFFGFSNTPTGFVPGQDKQYLVAFAQLPDAASLDRTEDVIKRMSDLALKQPGVESAVAFPGLSINGFTNSPNAGIVFVTLKPFDERKDPSMSAGAIAGALNGQYAGIQEAYMAIFPPPPVQGLGTIGGFRLQIEDRGNLGYDELYKETMNIITKSHSVPELAGLFTSYTVNVPQVDAAIDREKAKTHGVAVSDIFDTLQIYLGSLYANDFNRFGRTYQVNVQAEQQFRLESDQIGQLKVRNNRGEMIPLATFIKVSDTSGPDRVMHYNGFITAEINGAAAPGYSSGQAEKAIEKLLKDELPNGMTYEWTDLTYQQILSGNTALFVFPLCVLLAFLVLAAQYESWSLPLAVILIVPMTLLSAITGVIASGGDNNIFTQIGLIVLVGLACKNAILIVEFAKDKQEEGLGPLAAVLEACRLRLRPILMTSFAFIMGVVPLVFSSGAGAEMRHAMGVAVFSGMLGVTFFGLLLTPVFYVLIRNFVERGEQRKAAKALKLEKQLEAQQ; from the coding sequence ATGAATTTTTCCCAATTCTTCATTTCACGGCCGATCTTTGCAGCGGTACTGTCGCTGCTGATCCTGATCGCCGGCGCCATCTCGCTGTTCCAGTTGCCGATCAGCGAATACCCGGAAGTCGTGCCGCCGACCGTTGTGGTCCGTGCCAACTTCCCGGGCGCCAACCCTAAAGTCATCGGTGAAACCGTGGCCGCTCCTTTGGAGCAAGCCATCACCGGCGTCGAGAACATGCTGTACATGTCCTCGCAGTCCACCGCTGACGGCAAGATCACTCTGACCATCACCTTCGCCCTGGGCACTGACCTGGATAACGCGCAGGTACAGGTTCAGAACCGCGTGACCCGGACCGAGCCCAAACTTCCCGAGGAAGTGACACGCATCGGTATCACCGTGGACAAGGCTTCGCCCGACCTGACCATGGTTGTGCACTTGACCTCGCCGGACAAACGCTACGACATGCTCTACCTGTCCAACTACGCCTTGCTCAACATCAAGGATGAGCTGGCGCGTCTGGGCGGTGTCGGTGATGTGCAGCTGTTCGGGATGGGCGATTACTCGCTGCGGGTGTGGCTTGATCCGAACAAGACCGCTTCGCGCAACCTGACCGCCACCGATGTGGTCACCGCGATTCGTGAACAGAACCGTCAGGTCGCCGCCGGTGCCCTGGGCGCTCCGCCAGCACCGAATGCCACGGCGTTCCAGCTGTCGGTCAACACCCAAGGCCGTCTGGTTTCCGAGGAAGAGTTCGAGAACATCATCATTCGTTCCGGCGAAAACGGTGAAATCACTCGCCTGAAAGACATCGCTCGCGTCGAACTCGGCTCCAGCCAATACGCCCTGCGCTCGTTGCTGAACAACCAGCCAGCAGTGGCGATCCCGATCTTTCAGCGCCCTGGCTCCAACGCGATCCAGATCTCCAACGACGTTCGGGAGAAAATGGCCGAGCTGAAGAAGAACTTCCCGGAAGGCATGGACTTCAGCATCGTCTATGACCCGACAATCTTCGTGCGCGGTTCCATCGAGGCGGTGGTTCACACCCTCTTCGAAGCGCTGATCCTCGTTGTGCTGGTGGTGATCCTGTTCCTGCAAACCTGGCGCGCCTCGATCATCCCGCTGGTGGCGGTGCCGGTTTCGCTGATCGGTACGTTTGCCGTGATGCACCTGTTCGGCTTCTCGCTGAACGCCCTCTCGCTGTTCGGGCTGGTACTGGCCATCGGTATCGTGGTCGACGATGCGATTGTGGTGGTGGAGAACGTCGAGCGAAACATCGGGCTGGGATTAACGCCCGTAGAAGCCACCAAGCGTGCGATGCGTGAAGTAACCGGCCCGATCATCGCGACGGCGCTGGTGCTGTGTGCGGTGTTTATTCCGGCTGCGTTCATCTCCGGCTTGACCGGGCAGTTCTATAAACAGTTTGCCCTGACGATTGCGATTTCGACCGTGATCTCGGCCTTCAACTCGCTGACTTTGTCGCCGGCGTTGGCCGCCGTGTTGCTCAAGAGCCACGACGCGCCGAAAGACCGCTTCTCCAAGGTTCTGGACAAGATCTTCGGTGGCTGGTTGTTCCGTCCGTTCAACCGCTTCTTTGACAAGGCCAGCCATGGTTATGTCGGCACCGTGGGTCGGGTTATCCGCAGCAGCGGTATCGCTCTGCTGGTGTACGCCGGCCTGATGGTGTTGACGTTCTTCGGTTTCTCCAACACCCCGACCGGTTTCGTACCCGGCCAGGACAAACAATACCTGGTGGCCTTCGCGCAACTGCCGGACGCCGCGAGCCTGGACCGTACCGAAGACGTGATCAAGCGCATGTCCGACCTGGCCCTGAAACAGCCTGGCGTGGAAAGCGCCGTGGCCTTCCCGGGTCTGTCGATCAACGGTTTCACCAACAGCCCGAACGCCGGCATCGTGTTCGTCACCCTGAAGCCTTTCGACGAGCGCAAGGATCCGAGCATGTCTGCCGGTGCGATTGCCGGTGCATTGAACGGCCAGTACGCCGGGATCCAGGAAGCCTACATGGCGATCTTCCCGCCGCCGCCGGTACAAGGCTTGGGGACCATTGGCGGTTTCCGCCTGCAGATCGAAGACCGGGGCAACCTGGGCTATGACGAGCTGTACAAAGAAACCATGAACATCATCACCAAAAGCCACAGCGTGCCGGAACTGGCCGGTCTGTTCACCAGCTATACCGTGAACGTGCCGCAGGTCGATGCCGCCATCGACCGGGAAAAAGCCAAAACCCACGGCGTGGCCGTCAGCGACATCTTCGACACCCTGCAGATCTATCTGGGCTCGCTGTATGCCAACGACTTCAACCGCTTCGGTCGCACCTATCAGGTCAACGTTCAGGCCGAGCAGCAGTTCCGCCTCGAATCGGACCAGATCGGTCAGCTGAAAGTGCGTAACAACCGAGGCGAGATGATTCCGCTGGCGACCTTCATCAAGGTCAGCGACACCTCGGGGCCAGATCGTGTAATGCACTACAACGGCTTCATCACCGCGGAAATCAACGGTGCGGCAGCCCCCGGCTACAGCTCCGGCCAGGCCGAGAAAGCCATCGAGAAACTGCTCAAGGACGAATTGCCCAACGGCATGACCTACGAATGGACCGACCTGACCTACCAGCAGATTCTGTCCGGCAACACGGCCCTGTTCGTGTTCCCGCTCTGCGTACTGCTGGCGTTCCTGGTGCTCGCGGCTCAATACGAAAGCTGGAGCCTGCCACTGGCGGTGATCCTGATCGTACCGATGACCCTGCTGTCGGCCATTACCGGGGTGATTGCCTCGGGCGGCGACAACAACATCTTCACCCAGATCGGCTTGATCGTACTGGTGGGACTTGCGTGTAAGAACGCGATTCTGATCGTCGAGTTTGCCAAGGATAAACAGGAAGAAGGCCTCGGCCCGCTGGCAGCGGTACTGGAAGCTTGCCGTCTGCGTCTGCGGCCGATCCTGATGACCTCCTTCGCGTTCATCATGGGTGTTGTGCCTCTGGTCTTCTCCAGCGGTGCCGGTGCCGAAATGCGTCATGCCATGGGTGTGGCGGTGTTCTCCGGGATGCTCGGGGTGACCTTCTTCGGTCTGTTGCTGACGCCGGTGTTCTACGTACTGATTCGCAACTTTGTGGAGCGCGGTGAGCAACGCAAAGCGGCCAAGGCGCTGAAATTGGAAAAGCAACTGGAGGCGCAACAATGA